In Flavobacteriales bacterium, the genomic window TTTATGATTAGTACTATGGAAAGTAAATACACTGCCGAGGAGTTAATGCATTTGGAAGATGAGCATGGTGCTCACAATTACCATCCTTTACCGGTGGTTTTGGATCGAGGAGAAGGGGTGTATGTGTGGGATGTAAACGGGAAAAAATATTTCGATTTTTTATCTGCCTATTCTGCCGTTAACCAGGGACATTGCCATCCGAGGATTATTGGAGCACTTAAAGATCAGGCTGAAAAGCTGACCCTCACTTCTCGTGCATTTTACAATGATGTTTTAGGTGTATATGAAAAATACGTAACCGAATTTTTTGGTTATGATAAGGTATTGCCTATGAACACCGGCGCCGAAGCAGTTGAAACAGCCATAAAAATTTGCCGTAAATGGTCGTATGAGAAAAAAGGCATTCCTGCCAATGAAGCCGTTATTGTGGTTTGTGGAAGTAATTTTCATGGAAGAACAACTACTATTGTTTCATTCTCGAGCGATGCCGATTCAAAAAATAATTTCGGTCCCTTTCCGGGTGGTTTCGTTTCTATTCCTTACAATGATTTATTGGCATTAGAAACTATTTTACAAAACCCGAATGTTGCCGGATTTTTGGTTGAGCCTATTCAAGGTGAAGCGGGTGTAAAAGTTCCGGATACTGATTATTTGCACAAGGCTTACCGCATGTGTAAAGAAAAGAATGTATTGTTTATTGCAGACGAAATTCAAACCGGCATTGCACGCACTGGTAGCATGCTGGCCACTTGCGGGAATTGTAATTGCGAAAAATCATGTCAACGTCAGCCGGATACTTATTTTAAAGCTGATGTTCTTATTCTCGGAAAAGCGCTGGCTGGTGGAGTGTATCCTGTTTCTGCAGTCTTGGCCGATAATGAAATTATGATGGTCATTAAGCCTGGTCAGCACGGCTCTACCTTTGGCGGAAATCCATTGGCTTGTAAAGTGGCTATTGAGTCGCTGGAAGTAGTGGTGGATGAGAATCTGATCAGTAATGCCCGCCGTCTCGGAAAAATTTTCAGGGCGGAAATGGAGAAGTTGATCGCCGAAAGTAGTCTGATAACTTTAGTCCGCGGAAAAGGCTTGTTAAATGCTATTGTAATTAACGATACTCCTGATAGTACCACAGCATGGGATTTGTGCCTTAAACTTGCTGAAAATGGTCTGTTAGCCAAACCTACGCATGGTAATATCATTCGTTTTGCACCACCACTGGTGATGAACGAAGAGCAATTGATGGAATGTGTTTCCATTATTCGAACTACGGTTCTTGCATTTAAGAAATAAACTAATTGCACAAAAAAAAAGATCCGTCATTACAACGGATCTTTTTTTTGCTTTAACTGGTGTTATATTCGAAAAGCTTTATTT contains:
- the rocD gene encoding ornithine--oxo-acid transaminase, translating into MESKYTAEELMHLEDEHGAHNYHPLPVVLDRGEGVYVWDVNGKKYFDFLSAYSAVNQGHCHPRIIGALKDQAEKLTLTSRAFYNDVLGVYEKYVTEFFGYDKVLPMNTGAEAVETAIKICRKWSYEKKGIPANEAVIVVCGSNFHGRTTTIVSFSSDADSKNNFGPFPGGFVSIPYNDLLALETILQNPNVAGFLVEPIQGEAGVKVPDTDYLHKAYRMCKEKNVLFIADEIQTGIARTGSMLATCGNCNCEKSCQRQPDTYFKADVLILGKALAGGVYPVSAVLADNEIMMVIKPGQHGSTFGGNPLACKVAIESLEVVVDENLISNARRLGKIFRAEMEKLIAESSLITLVRGKGLLNAIVINDTPDSTTAWDLCLKLAENGLLAKPTHGNIIRFAPPLVMNEEQLMECVSIIRTTVLAFKK